The Pedococcus dokdonensis region GGACTCGACCTGGACCTGCGGCAGGCCGGCGGCCGGCTTGACCTCCTTGCCCTCGGCCGAGGCGAGCGGCTTGGTCGCCGAGATCAGGTCCATCAGGAAGACGACCGTGTCGGTGCCGGCCACCTTGATGTCCGCGTTGCCCTGGGTGCCGAACGCGTCCTTCGGGGGCATGGCCACGAGCACGCGCGAACCGATCTTCTGGTTGAGCAGCCCCTTCTTCAGACCCGGCAGCAGGTCGCTGGCGCCGAGGTTCAGGCCCAGCTTCTGCTTGCCGAAGTTGGTGTCCAGCACCGAGGCGTCCTTGCCGTTGACCAGGACGTAGTTGAGGCTGACGATCTCGTCGCCCTTCACCGTCTCGCCGGTGCCGGCCTTGACGACCTTGGTCGTGGTCTCGGTGACCGAGAGCGGCTTGGGGCTGACCGACACCGTCGGGGCCGTCGTGTCGCTGCCCCCGCTCACGGTGACCTTGTCGAGAGCCGAGCCCTTCGCCACCGTGTCGTCACCACAGCCGGTGAGCGCCAGGGCCGCCGCGAGAGCGGCAGCGGTGAGGGCAGGAAAACGTCGCAGATGCACGGTGTGGGACTTTCGCTGGGGGCACGGA contains the following coding sequences:
- a CDS encoding FKBP-type peptidyl-prolyl cis-trans isomerase, translated to MHLRRFPALTAAALAAALALTGCGDDTVAKGSALDKVTVSGGSDTTAPTVSVSPKPLSVTETTTKVVKAGTGETVKGDEIVSLNYVLVNGKDASVLDTNFGKQKLGLNLGASDLLPGLKKGLLNQKIGSRVLVAMPPKDAFGTQGNADIKVAGTDTVVFLMDLISATKPLASAEGKEVKPAAGLPQVQVESGKAATITIPKGKKPPTKTVGQLLIEGTGAKVAAGQTIRVTYTGALWKDGSVFDSSANSPEKYFETVIGKQQVIKAWDAQLVGKAVGSRVLMVVPPADGYGAAGSPPKIKGTDTLVFVVDILAAY